A single window of Archangium gephyra DNA harbors:
- a CDS encoding type VI immunity family protein, translating to MRRSHQEVAPLAWRALQTYLRAIPPGALSGYVACEGGLLPLDDEGWEDIRQDMFERPCPVSRSVYLREHIDQVGSYNFEYYGRRLDAPIFARDENSTSAVSFTLPTGYLMEHGPARIRALALELARELPFSFGYASPVLVAPNYWWYAARGAVRALRDRYPGLDVYDLEETSRRLGTRARGVYWLTFLGQPLLGQLGGLESLRQRLPFPEVSFHSLDDERALLTLDEWPDAIDTEQEPIPPQFPALARLLEPFMYEQEVSGWFFHDDKEGLEDMRRWIRRFCP from the coding sequence ATGCGCCGCTCCCACCAAGAGGTTGCTCCTCTTGCGTGGAGGGCCCTGCAAACGTATCTGCGGGCCATCCCGCCTGGGGCTTTGAGCGGGTACGTCGCTTGCGAGGGAGGTCTCCTGCCTCTCGACGATGAGGGCTGGGAAGACATCCGTCAGGACATGTTCGAACGCCCCTGCCCGGTCTCGCGCAGCGTCTATCTGCGGGAGCACATCGATCAGGTGGGCAGCTACAACTTCGAGTATTACGGCCGGCGGCTCGATGCGCCCATCTTCGCCCGCGACGAGAACTCCACCAGCGCCGTGAGCTTTACCCTTCCCACGGGGTACCTGATGGAGCACGGCCCCGCCCGCATTCGCGCCCTCGCTCTCGAGCTCGCTCGCGAGCTGCCCTTCAGCTTCGGCTACGCCAGCCCCGTTCTCGTCGCGCCCAACTATTGGTGGTACGCAGCTCGCGGCGCGGTTCGAGCACTACGAGACCGCTACCCGGGATTGGATGTCTACGACCTCGAGGAGACCAGCCGGCGCCTCGGAACCCGCGCCCGTGGCGTCTACTGGCTCACCTTCCTCGGCCAGCCTCTGCTCGGCCAGCTCGGCGGACTCGAGAGCCTGCGGCAGCGGCTTCCCTTCCCGGAAGTGTCCTTCCACTCGCTGGATGATGAGCGAGCACTCCTCACCCTCGACGAGTGGCCCGACGCCATCGACACCGAGCAGGAGCCCATTCCACCCCAGTTCCCCGCCCTCGCCCGGCTGCTCGAGCCTTTCATGTACGAGCAGGAGGTCTCCGGCTGGTTCTTCCACGACGACAAGGAAGGACTGGAGGACATGCGCCGGTGGATCCGCCGCTTCTGTCCCTGA
- a CDS encoding glycoside hydrolase family 3 N-terminal domain-containing protein — translation MRASLRSSLLALTLVLSTAASAAPPAGKPTPFHARVPDEARVERVLQSLSPREKVGQLLLAYPQVGKENPVEVGGVLFVGGTLKKLDAAKERIRSSSARAKIPPFFAVDIEGGGFNRLKAHPSLKELPLARDMATMEDAEVEAWGLRVGKAMNEVGLNMNLAPVFDVSPKGHMFRNGRAFSGDPKVVKQKATAFARGLAKAGVVSIGKHFPGYGDLDADSDHEQAVADWDEERVRLEAAAFRAADRYLGGVMLSNVVYAKLGAGPAILEPALVSMAHENGWISVTDDVAIRALAERIGTEREEVVRRAFLAGNDLILTTEPPDWSGGLDYFGILTKLAGSDPKVAEQLDAAVRRVLRIKDRMGLLDGL, via the coding sequence ATGCGAGCCTCGCTTCGTTCATCTCTCCTTGCCCTGACGCTCGTGCTGTCCACCGCCGCCAGTGCGGCCCCTCCGGCCGGCAAGCCCACGCCCTTCCACGCCCGCGTCCCCGATGAGGCGCGGGTGGAGCGCGTCCTCCAATCCCTGTCCCCGCGCGAGAAGGTGGGGCAGCTGCTCCTCGCCTACCCGCAGGTGGGCAAGGAGAACCCCGTGGAGGTGGGCGGGGTGCTCTTCGTGGGCGGGACGCTCAAGAAGCTCGACGCGGCGAAGGAGCGCATCCGCTCCTCCAGCGCGCGCGCGAAGATTCCTCCCTTCTTCGCGGTGGACATCGAGGGCGGTGGCTTCAACCGGCTCAAGGCGCACCCCTCGCTCAAGGAGCTCCCGCTGGCCCGGGACATGGCCACGATGGAGGACGCCGAGGTGGAGGCGTGGGGCCTACGCGTCGGCAAGGCGATGAACGAGGTGGGGCTCAACATGAACCTCGCGCCCGTGTTCGACGTGTCCCCCAAGGGCCACATGTTCCGCAACGGGCGCGCCTTCTCCGGGGACCCCAAGGTGGTGAAGCAGAAGGCCACCGCCTTCGCGCGCGGCCTGGCGAAGGCCGGAGTCGTCTCCATCGGCAAGCACTTCCCGGGCTACGGGGATCTCGACGCGGACTCGGACCACGAGCAGGCCGTCGCCGATTGGGACGAGGAGCGCGTGCGCCTGGAGGCGGCGGCCTTCCGTGCCGCGGACCGCTACCTGGGCGGGGTGATGCTGTCGAACGTCGTGTACGCGAAGCTCGGAGCGGGGCCGGCCATCCTCGAGCCCGCGCTCGTCTCCATGGCGCACGAGAACGGGTGGATCTCCGTCACCGACGACGTGGCCATCCGCGCGCTCGCCGAGCGTATCGGCACCGAGCGCGAGGAGGTGGTGCGCCGGGCCTTCCTCGCGGGCAATGATCTCATCCTCACCACCGAGCCGCCGGACTGGTCGGGCGGGCTGGACTACTTCGGCATCCTGACGAAGCTGGCCGGGTCGGACCCGAAGGTGGCCGAGCAGCTGGACGCGGCGGTGCGGCGGGTGCTGCGCATCAAGGACCGGATGGGCCTGCTGGACGGGCTGTAG
- a CDS encoding MarR family winged helix-turn-helix transcriptional regulator, giving the protein MSELTSEVRVVVARLRNLFVDMARQGAFANPLDELPHPELEPRQLQALWWLRAESFVSVNGLAERMGMAMPPMTRLLDRLEELELVTRHRGLRADKRQVAVRLTAKGGALADEADAVVQERLARLLLPMEGEDRSALLDALERWVQALARPSGDDSRTAA; this is encoded by the coding sequence ATGTCGGAGCTGACATCCGAGGTGCGTGTGGTGGTCGCGCGGTTGAGGAATCTCTTCGTCGACATGGCCCGCCAGGGGGCTTTCGCCAACCCGCTGGACGAGCTTCCCCACCCGGAGCTCGAGCCCCGGCAGTTGCAGGCGCTCTGGTGGCTGCGCGCCGAGAGCTTCGTCTCCGTCAACGGCCTGGCCGAGCGCATGGGCATGGCGATGCCTCCCATGACGCGCCTGCTGGACCGGTTGGAGGAGCTGGAGCTCGTCACGCGGCACCGCGGCCTGCGCGCGGACAAGCGGCAGGTGGCGGTGCGGCTCACCGCCAAGGGAGGCGCCCTGGCCGACGAGGCCGACGCCGTGGTGCAGGAGCGTCTGGCCCGGCTGCTGCTGCCCATGGAGGGCGAGGATCGCAGCGCGCTGCTGGACGCGCTGGAGCGCTGGGTGCAGGCCCTGGCGCGGCCGTCGGGAGACGACAGCCGCACCGCGGCGTGA
- a CDS encoding type III secretion system chaperone codes for MTRESARELLRWYARSQGAVLSPGLNEQGFGGITVGPAQVYFEYHEDRKTLECSALVYRFKEPPRPGVLEGFQAEAREGTDTGGGTVDYERENRGLFLSRDYTQVPDGNAFAKDMKRLAKASVVWGDEVLDRVASRVFHPEELEKR; via the coding sequence ATGACGCGCGAGTCGGCGCGGGAGCTGTTGCGCTGGTACGCGCGCTCGCAGGGCGCGGTGCTGAGCCCGGGCCTCAATGAGCAGGGCTTCGGCGGCATCACCGTGGGCCCGGCACAGGTGTACTTCGAGTACCACGAGGACAGGAAGACGCTGGAGTGCAGCGCGCTCGTGTACCGCTTCAAGGAGCCGCCCAGGCCGGGCGTGCTGGAGGGCTTCCAGGCCGAGGCCCGTGAGGGCACGGACACCGGCGGTGGCACCGTGGACTACGAGCGGGAGAACCGGGGCCTCTTCCTGAGCCGCGACTACACCCAGGTGCCGGACGGCAATGCCTTCGCCAAGGACATGAAGCGGCTGGCGAAGGCGAGTGTCGTCTGGGGTGACGAGGTGTTGGACCGGGTGGCCTCGCGCGTCTTCCACCCCGAGGAGTTGGAGAAGCGCTGA
- a CDS encoding sigma-54-dependent Fis family transcriptional regulator has translation MRARDLSIETLLEVDPREGVRFAGERALILDAVAMGMMRKQLVEMLGLTGARAVLTRFGFAHGWRMAEALRTGFPLNSEAEWQAAGALIHTLQGMIRLQPEETNPMVPGGATVEYSYEAEQHLLHLGRAEAPSCWTQCGFASGYMSRVTGRPIYVLEDRCVARGDAACHFAGRSLEEWGSLLEEHLPYFQGEALDASLHLVASALKRTERKLRERTRALEQVVGEPEGPGGLVARSPGMRRVVDLAQRAARSEATVLVIGESGTGKERVARLVHEESARAGGPLVAISCAALTESLLEAELFGHARGAFTGATHERVGLLEAAAGGTLFLDEIGEMPLGMQAKLLRALQEREVRRVGENMNRPIDVRVVAATNRPLAEEVAAGRFRKDLYYRLRVVELTVPPLRERREDILPLARVFLVDAARQLGRSAPGLEAEVADQLQRHDWPGNVRELRNAMERVVALSRGPRVELEDLPEDVRAALPVPALTGEVRPLETVEREYILAVLARNGGNRTRTAKELGIGATTLYRKLKSYERETRRRKR, from the coding sequence ATGCGAGCCAGGGACCTGAGCATCGAGACGTTGTTGGAGGTGGACCCGAGGGAGGGGGTGCGCTTCGCGGGCGAGCGGGCACTCATCCTGGACGCGGTGGCGATGGGGATGATGCGCAAGCAGCTGGTGGAGATGCTGGGCCTCACGGGGGCGCGGGCGGTGCTGACGCGCTTCGGCTTCGCCCACGGCTGGCGCATGGCGGAGGCGCTGCGCACCGGCTTCCCGTTGAACAGCGAGGCCGAGTGGCAGGCGGCCGGGGCGCTCATCCACACGCTGCAGGGGATGATCCGCCTCCAGCCGGAGGAGACCAATCCGATGGTGCCCGGGGGGGCCACGGTCGAGTACTCGTATGAAGCGGAGCAGCACCTGCTGCACCTGGGGCGGGCGGAGGCGCCCTCGTGCTGGACGCAGTGTGGCTTCGCCAGCGGCTACATGAGCCGGGTGACGGGCCGGCCCATCTACGTGCTGGAGGACCGGTGCGTGGCGAGGGGGGATGCGGCCTGCCACTTCGCCGGCCGGTCGCTGGAGGAGTGGGGGAGCCTGCTGGAGGAGCACCTGCCGTACTTCCAGGGGGAGGCACTGGACGCCTCGCTGCACCTGGTGGCGAGCGCCCTCAAGCGCACGGAGCGCAAGCTGCGCGAGCGGACGCGGGCGCTGGAGCAGGTGGTGGGCGAGCCGGAGGGGCCGGGAGGGCTGGTGGCGCGCAGCCCGGGGATGAGGCGGGTGGTGGACCTGGCCCAGCGGGCGGCGAGGAGCGAGGCGACGGTGCTCGTCATTGGCGAGAGCGGCACGGGCAAGGAGCGCGTGGCGAGGCTGGTGCACGAGGAGTCGGCGCGAGCGGGAGGCCCACTGGTGGCCATCAGCTGCGCGGCGCTCACCGAGTCGCTGCTGGAGGCGGAGCTGTTCGGCCATGCGCGAGGGGCCTTCACGGGGGCGACGCACGAGCGGGTGGGGCTGCTGGAGGCGGCGGCGGGGGGGACGCTCTTCCTGGACGAGATCGGGGAGATGCCGCTCGGCATGCAGGCGAAGCTGCTGCGGGCGCTGCAGGAGCGCGAGGTGCGGCGGGTGGGGGAGAACATGAACCGGCCCATTGACGTGCGGGTGGTGGCGGCGACGAACCGGCCGCTGGCCGAGGAGGTGGCGGCGGGGCGCTTCCGCAAGGACCTGTACTACCGGTTGCGCGTGGTGGAGCTGACGGTGCCGCCGCTGAGGGAGCGGCGCGAGGACATCCTGCCACTGGCGCGGGTGTTCCTGGTGGATGCGGCGAGGCAGTTGGGACGCTCGGCGCCGGGGCTGGAGGCGGAGGTGGCGGATCAGCTGCAGCGCCACGACTGGCCGGGCAACGTGCGCGAGCTGCGCAACGCGATGGAGCGGGTGGTGGCGCTCTCGCGGGGTCCGCGGGTGGAGCTGGAGGACCTGCCCGAGGACGTGCGGGCGGCGCTGCCGGTGCCGGCGCTGACGGGAGAGGTGCGCCCGCTGGAGACGGTGGAGCGCGAGTACATCCTCGCGGTGCTCGCGCGCAATGGCGGCAACCGGACGCGCACCGCGAAGGAGCTGGGCATCGGCGCGACCACGCTGTACCGCAAGCTCAAGAGCTACGAGCGGGAGACGCGCAGACGGAAGCGGTGA
- a CDS encoding peptidoglycan recognition protein family protein, with the protein MATSNASALGASGSASSSPGTSPLPEGPLSEGSQGSDVQRLQSVLIQLGYLSGKADGGFGPRTKQALTRFQKDWRLTQDGEYGPRTRAALLKALVPVKKPPVVSKPSQNQESRRGVPIDAIVLHHTATNSARVDLATLRWVRGTNRVSAHYLVGPDGTVYQLVPDSQAAWHAGRSSLHGDTEPSVNARSIGIEITNDGTGQTPFTEAQYLALEQLVPYLARRYMVPRENILGHRDVAPGRKTDPADNFDWARIRRAIDAVV; encoded by the coding sequence ATGGCCACCTCGAATGCCTCCGCCCTCGGCGCCTCGGGCAGCGCCTCCTCCTCCCCTGGGACCTCACCGCTCCCCGAAGGCCCCCTGTCCGAGGGCAGCCAGGGCTCGGACGTGCAGCGGCTCCAGTCCGTGTTGATCCAACTCGGCTACCTGAGCGGCAAGGCGGACGGGGGTTTCGGGCCCAGGACGAAGCAGGCCCTCACGCGCTTCCAGAAGGACTGGCGGCTCACCCAGGACGGCGAGTACGGGCCCCGGACGCGCGCCGCGCTCCTCAAGGCCCTGGTGCCCGTGAAGAAGCCGCCCGTGGTGTCCAAGCCTTCCCAGAATCAGGAGTCCCGCCGGGGCGTGCCCATCGACGCCATCGTCCTGCACCACACCGCCACCAACAGCGCCCGGGTGGACCTGGCCACGCTGCGCTGGGTGCGCGGCACCAACCGGGTGAGCGCGCACTACCTCGTGGGGCCCGATGGCACCGTCTACCAGCTGGTGCCGGACAGCCAGGCGGCATGGCACGCGGGCCGCTCCTCGCTGCACGGCGACACGGAGCCCAGCGTCAACGCGCGCTCCATCGGCATCGAAATCACCAACGACGGCACCGGCCAGACGCCCTTCACCGAGGCGCAGTACCTCGCGCTGGAGCAGCTCGTGCCGTACCTGGCCCGGCGCTACATGGTGCCCCGGGAGAACATCCTCGGGCACCGCGACGTGGCCCCGGGCCGCAAGACGGACCCGGCGGACAACTTCGACTGGGCCCGCATCCGCCGCGCCATCGACGCCGTCGTCTGA